From Gemmatimonadota bacterium, a single genomic window includes:
- a CDS encoding HigA family addiction module antitoxin codes for MTRMNPVHPGEVLKFDFMEPFGLSSNALAKAVGVTPARINEIVRGRRGISAETALRLAKYFNTDAQSWMNLQVQYELAQAKRTAASALRAIRPHKVV; via the coding sequence ATGACACGAATGAATCCTGTGCATCCCGGTGAAGTATTGAAATTCGACTTCATGGAACCTTTTGGACTGTCTTCGAACGCGTTGGCAAAGGCCGTCGGTGTAACGCCAGCCAGGATAAACGAGATCGTTCGTGGCCGCCGGGGGATTTCTGCTGAAACCGCATTGCGACTCGCCAAGTACTTCAATACGGACGCGCAGAGTTGGATGAACCTGCAGGTTCAATACGAACTGGCACAGGCGAAACGTACGGCAGCTTCAGCGCTGCGAGCCATCAGGCCACATAAAGTCGTGTGA
- a CDS encoding type II toxin-antitoxin system prevent-host-death family antitoxin translates to MRTVNMHEAKTHLSRLVRDAANGEPFIIARAGKPVVKVISVDAPDPGKGVEHRIGFLDGQFSVPDDFDHMGSAEIKKLFEGEQ, encoded by the coding sequence ATGCGAACAGTGAACATGCACGAGGCCAAAACGCACCTGTCGAGGCTCGTCCGGGACGCTGCGAACGGTGAACCATTTATCATCGCACGGGCAGGAAAACCCGTAGTAAAGGTCATATCCGTCGACGCACCGGATCCAGGTAAAGGCGTAGAACATCGGATAGGGTTTCTGGATGGCCAGTTTTCCGTACCCGATGACTTTGACCACATGGGTTCAGCGGAAATCAAGAAGCTTTTTGAGGGCGAGCAGTGA
- a CDS encoding type II toxin-antitoxin system VapC family toxin: MTILLDTQILLWTSSVSDRLPAEAKAMISNPANDLVFSAASLWEVTIKNGLKREDFSVDPHLLRRSLLDHGYSELSITGAHALCVDLLPMIHRDPFDRILVAQAQIERMTLLTTDATLGKYPGPIQVLG, translated from the coding sequence GTGACTATTCTCCTGGATACCCAGATTCTGTTATGGACCTCGAGCGTTTCGGATCGTTTACCTGCCGAAGCAAAAGCCATGATTAGCAATCCAGCGAATGATCTGGTGTTTAGTGCGGCTTCGCTCTGGGAAGTCACCATAAAGAACGGTCTGAAGCGGGAGGACTTCAGTGTGGATCCCCATTTACTGCGGCGGAGTTTATTGGATCATGGCTACAGTGAACTGTCCATAACGGGCGCACACGCGTTATGCGTAGACCTGCTTCCAATGATACACAGGGATCCATTCGACCGCATCCTGGTTGCACAGGCTCAAATTGAAAGGATGACCCTGTTAACCACAGACGCAACGCTGGGGAAATACCCTGGCCCCATTCAAGTACTTGGTTGA